A single window of Hevea brasiliensis isolate MT/VB/25A 57/8 unplaced genomic scaffold, ASM3005281v1 Scaf601, whole genome shotgun sequence DNA harbors:
- the LOC110642308 gene encoding uncharacterized protein LOC110642308 yields MCWVFFCDDEETELGRQQASGSCPYCGGKVQAMDVERKWSFCFLPICYKIKRKYFCTLCARRLELYH; encoded by the coding sequence ATGTGTTGGGTTTTCTTTTGTGATGATGAGGAGACAGAATTGGGTAGGCAGCAAGCTTCTGGATCATGTCCCTACTGTGGAGGAAAAGTTCAAGCCATGGATGTTGAAAGAAAATGGAGTTTCTGCTTTTTACCCATTTGTTACAAGATCAAGAGAAAGTATTTTTGCACTTTATGTGCCAGGCGATTGGAATTATATCACTAG